The segment tatgtgtaaataatgTCTTGCATGTATTAACACCGTTgtggaaaaaatataaacctaACAGAATTCAATAACTTTGAAACTTTGCAGCGACTTCTTTTATTCCTTTTGCACGTGAGGAAATGTTCATCAGTTAAAGACTAAGTTATCATTAATTCATTGTTTACTTcttaaaatgtttcatatgtaTGGATGACGAGTAGATTTATTAAAACGTCATAAAGGTTGAGGAGTCTACTTTTCGGCATGACGTTTTAGGacgttacatgtatataaactacatacgaGGGCATGCGTTCCAAGAGTTATCTCTCATTGTCTGACTTCCCAGGAACCCTTATCTTGGTTTGACACAGAGGTGACACTAAGATACTACTTGTCCATACAACAATATCAGGGCGCTGTTCGTTGGAAATTTAACAATGATTTACCACAGGGTTATCGTATGGATAGGGTAGGATTTACTTGGTCAATTTTGCACTTTATTTGTATTAATGATGACATTCTTTCAAATAGAAggactatttaaaaaaaaaaggatgtcCATTAAACGAGTTGAATGCCGGTAGAGGTCTTTATAAAGACATTTCTTAACGTCTCTGACTTTTAAGCTTATACGTTATAGTGAGTTGAtctttgttttttgtatttttaatgctttatcaAACTTTGAAAGTCAGATAATGAGTTagaagcaagatacagagtttagaattctatgttttgtaaacaaagctcgaggcttgttattgtttacatatgtttttttgttataaGTTTCAGtcaaatgttgctttcttctattgataatatattttataaacacattgaatgtttacataacaataaattcttacctgtgtatctctcttataacttaaaatatagcatttaaattttggtttacttaaacatttaaaatgtgaaaataaaccattttaaatttaaaaaatacaaaataaatatttgatctaaaatcgtgtctaagtccatttaaaggtaaaatatatggactttttctttactaaatattcatccatagctaaacaaatcatagcTGAAATGTtcaggtagatctgatggttaatttgtaaccatccagcctccttaagtaTTTACTTGATTCTGGACAAATACTCGTTGTTCACTGCTTATTTTGTAAGATCTACAATTGTGAATATCTGATTAGTTGATTTCACACTAAAGGCAGGTAGCTTTGGCTATGTGTTAAGTTGATTTCATACTGATAATTGTCGCCAACTGTTTAAACTTGATTTTAGAATAGtagaggaagttaaggttttttggAGTTGgctaaagtttttggagcaggtgccctctgaagATCATATCTCAGTTATTACTCTCCCTGAATTCACCAAACATGTATGAATGGTGCTACTTATGATACTTTtacacctgacaggcttgaatgctgaatctgaaacatatatatacatgtacagtaggtTCCGTATGCTGAATGAGGTTCAGGTTTAAATTTTTTGGAGCAGATGCcttctgatgattatatcttataattatgtataactGGTCccatcttcaccaaacttgcaaggaggttgcgtcttatgatacttatgCACCTGAAAAAATCTTTAAGGCTGAATATCAgtcataggtttcggatgctggacgAGGTTAATGGTTTTGGAGCAGCTGCCCTTTGATAGACAAATGTTAGTTGTTATTGGTTCAATCTTtatcaaagaactatatatgatatgagttaaatctggcccccataattcgccattttttaaagtgtttctgatgcaataaaatgttatgttatattttaaaagagttgatgtaaaatatatttttcaccgaattgtttgatttatttgcactcactggcagtatatcacgtcagaagtgacgctatttctataattcaatcacaatcagtcaaaaatatacatttttcttatctttttatgaatgggaaatatagagcgcatgcttgaacaaggaaaatgtTTTGGTCACTTATTAGCcctggctagatacatctctgattaaaatattttgtttgttcaagcatgcgtctatgttttctgaaagaaaaactgcttgaaaacatgCTGATTtatgcaaaaaatgaaaaaatggcgggaaaaggttgtctttacgacgtcatatttctaaattgtgggcagttgaatcaaaatgaacattatgtaaaaacatcacaaatatatctgtacaaagaaaacaaagaattacagtaaaatgatgatgttcattttagggggccattttaggcccatatcatataatTAAAGTCCTTTGAATAGAAGATTCATCTTGTGATTCTGATGCACTTGACAGGTGTGGATACTGAATTAGAGCCATTGGCTTTGAATGCTAGAGAAGGTTTAGTTTTCTGGAACAGTTCACATGTTAAATAGATagtagtactatttcaaacttgcatagttgatttgaCCATGATGtaaatgaatcgcagaggtagctttaGAAGCAGAGCCTggtctccattatcaaggattcTAAAAAAacctcctacctcactcaaacttgcttgatagatgtgtttgttgccaaatgatataacatgttCCTATGATACACTTTTGTATTTTTACtaattaggttagttactgactcactacggaaatatattgggttgatcaatctcatagatggcgaggtaACCCTATGAGATCGATccacccaatatatttccgttgtgagtcagtaactaacctaataagtgttttgttttcccgaggactatcaagcgacatatttattcacaaacaGCGATGATCTAAGCAAAGCCATGTTCAAGATCCCTAACATCTCGTTCAGTTTAActcatttaaagttttaaactcttcaaaattttcaatctcacctttcaaataatctttaaaaatctttgcttcacccatgtttacttacaatgttttgttgctatttagttttaaatgttttctccctttcctctgcagagatttgagcaaatttcgacgctgccattttgttttgctcctgacaaaacaatgtgacgtcagtATACGAAGGgaaactactctaattttaaagaatttcaaagggcaactactccaaatactttaagaacttacggcatgcggtttaagtattaaatactatgaaatgtcgaaatgagtaagcgaagcgtcggccaatgacggccatattgcctattATTATTGCTCACCGAACaaatatatgaggcaatcacgtgctatgattaaaccaatgaaagtgtgacgtTTCAGTCCATgggaaaacaatattatataaatagtgcctgtttgggagggtaacagttgaaattgacagcccaagaaaaccattgtcaaccgacgcgaagcggaggttgacaatggttttcgaggggtgtcaatttcaactgttatcctcccaaacaggcactatttattttgttatactgaatgtctttttaaaaatttttaagaaacttttactgcttttatataggaataacgtgaattctacagcgaaccgtaggcgcataattttcgcgcatgtaacattttttaatgttacccgttgccaagtacgttgctaacgctgagggtaatagtaaatattattaactgcgtcttaaccaatcagatttcagtatataacatgaaagtataacaatatacaatgttatattgtatattattatacaatattgtatgatgctatataatatcataaatgttatattatgctattgtattatgtgatcaaatacaataatgtttaacatgaaaCAATATCGTTttcattatatgatacaataccaTACcttgatacaatgttgtatcatatgttacaaaatcatattgtatcaatatatatcacattattattttgtattaatagATATATCAAGTGACACATAGCGCATTATTCGATGTTTGACTTAAGCGTTACATTTAATGCTCACTGTATAATTTTAGTTTGATGTGtgtgttttattgtttgattttagCCCTTTTTGTGGGTAAATGTTTGACTTTAGCCTGCTTTTTTTGTGGCTAACTGTTTGATTTCAGCCTGATTTTGATTTAAGTCTTATCTTTGTGGCTCATTGTTTGATatttgccatatttttgtgaCTCACCGTTTGATTTTTACTCGATGTTTGtggttcaaaattaattttaacctGATATTTATGGCTTCCGATTCATAGGAATTTAACCTGGTAGTTGGGGCCCTATGATTATTTTATCCTTACCGATGTTTATGGTtcattgtttgatttttcaaacCTGATATTTGTGGCTCTTAGTTAAATTTAAGTAAGTTATTTGTGGcgctctgttttattttaacttaCTTTTGGGACTCTCTGTTTGATTTTAGCCTGATATTTTTGGCTCACTGTCTTGGAAAGTCCAACAAGGAGACGCACAGACTGGAACATGAGGCGCGCGTCGCCGACAAAATGGTGGTCAATCACGCGGATCTGATGAGGACCAACCCAGGCTTCCGGGAACTAACACGAGCAGGCGTTCCCCAGAAACGAGGTACAGATTTGTACAGAACTGTATGCATGTACAATTATCATGTCACAGTGTACTGAATTTTATaacttatatatttctttgctTTTTGGCTTGATCATATACCGGACCAATAttgttcaattcaatttttaatgaattatggGTGGTTTGTCATGTTTGTCCTTTCTCTTTATCGTCAGCTCATGATTAGGACAAAAGCtctattattttttgaaacctATAAACATGTACCgaagaatttaaataaaaaatcttaaatttactTTGACCATTTTCCATTTTAGTGGTTGGGGTTATATCTGCTGTTACTGCAACATTCGGCCTCCTTAAAGGAATTGCCGACAATGTCGATTTTTCCCGCGTTTGTGTAATTGGATTTAAGAATCTTGGAAACCGAAAGCTCATCAACCCCACGTGGTATTTGTCTCATGGCGTAATTCGTGATCCCCTTCCAAGATATTTGCCTGCCGGTGAAGCGGGAATTTTCACTTTCGAAAAATCGGCATGTAAGTAGACTTTCTGTGCCAGAATATTGAAATCAGTTGATTTACGAAATTTACGTTAAGGTTGTAATATATGTTTGATTAAGATGCAACTTCAGGAACTTCCGGTGTGCTGACCTACACCATTTCCGGTACTAATCACCAAGTTGCTGTTTTCTGGAGCGTTCCATTCCTTTATGGGATATACTCTAATGAACTCCATGTTCAGGTGAATCTTGATTTCTATTAACGCTGCATTAGCTCGGTTGCATTGATTTAATAGTAAGCGAAACATGATATGAATCAATCGTTGAATAgacatttaaaactttaacgAAATGACTATAAAAATACAATCTGAATCCACTGCCGCTTCTCAAACATCTGACAACATCCCATGCAGGGTCACGTCAGTGTGACCTTTCAAATATgaataaacatttcagaattatCCAATCAGCTTCGTGTTTCTAAAATCAACTCGGTTGAAGTTTCAAAATGACGTCTGAAGAAGTTCTCCAGTTATTCAACgttaaaaagctttaaaaaagaacaGGAAGAGATATTGGAGTGTATTTTGGACGACAAGGACTGTTTGGCCGTGTTTCCAACAGGCTACGGGAAGAGTTTGAGAAGCGGTAGCGGATTCAGAACGTgtaattttaatcagattgataaaaatatataccgaTATTTCATTAGGTCTCAAAGGAAGCTGATTATTTGTTGGAACCTTAAACGCATTATCTTACCCGAAgacataagaaaaaatataatacatgaaaatataattgaaGGTTTGGAACAACGCCCACTCCAATGAGGCTTTGTACGACAGCATGGAGGCTGATGAAGAGAAGCTGACCGTGTCAAACTCTGGCCATTGGATGTCGGACAGTGGGTGGGGCATCACGGTACACGCCGCCA is part of the Magallana gigas chromosome 3, xbMagGiga1.1, whole genome shotgun sequence genome and harbors:
- the LOC105344063 gene encoding uncharacterized protein; protein product: MIYHRVIVWIGLIFLAHCLGKSNKETHRLEHEARVADKMVVNHADLMRTNPGFRELTRAGVPQKRVVGVISAVTATFGLLKGIADNVDFSRVCVIGFKNLGNRKLINPTWYLSHGVIRDPLPRYLPAGEAGIFTFEKSAYATSGTSGVLTYTISGTNHQVAVFWSVPFLYGIYSNELHVQVWNNAHSNEALYDSMEADEEKLTVSNSGHWMSDSGWGITVHAAMTNAAKASLLVEVEFNITTTHGTHEQSPVVG